From Triticum aestivum cultivar Chinese Spring chromosome 7B, IWGSC CS RefSeq v2.1, whole genome shotgun sequence:
tgacctccaaatggaatgaaatttgacgggcagtctaccggtgctataccaaggccactcggcaaacctcggtccattcctaGAACGTTTTTAACCTGCTcacgaaaacaaggtctgagaggggcgacgggcgcgcgcgagaggactggactccgaacggacaacggagagaaccgagagaacccgaacggatgcaagttttgaaaaacatgcggatgaaatgcagatgatgacatggcaaaatgcaacacacaagcaaatgacatggcaactacggcgaataactggaagacatctggcgcatcgaatccggggcgttacaagtagcTAGATTATTTAATGTTGTTGTAGTGATGTAGCTAGTGATATCGACTCGAAGTAGAACTTATGATGCTTTTGGGTATTTGAATCTTGAATACTTATGTTGCTTATGTTCCATGTGTTCTACTCAACTTTTACTTCATGCTCTGCTTGTACTTGTTCTTCTGTTTTGGTAGATGAAGTGGTATACGATGTACTCAGGGAGGTATCCATGAGTCTACGGTTGGTGGCAGCCATGCCATGAACAAGTAAGCCGTTACAATAACAGCTTCTATAAAGGGTTAAGACTAGGGAGGAGGCAGAGGATGATTACTCCAAGTTCATGCTCAAAGAGAAGATCCATTGTTAATTAGGCAACGGTGCAAATCAGATCGGTTTGAGTGAGCTAAAGAACTAAACAATCTTCGTCCAATTCATCATCATTGTGGTATTATTGTTATCATGTGATCGTATGTTAGTTCTTTCCTACAATACATAGCCAACACCATTATCCACTGAAATTCCTTGCTGTAATGCTAAGAAAACAATTGCAGATGTGGCAGCAAAGTATTGAGTCTATGACAAAACAACCCTAGAGCTCATGTCCATTTACTTGATCGCCTATGCCAAGAGGTTGTACCTGTGAACTTCCCACATTGCTTATGAACTTCCTTTATGTGACTTGTATGATGCTTGTGAACTTTCTATGTTGCTACAGACATTGTTATCTGGCGTTGTTAACTGTATGTGTCATTGCTATGGTAATTGACTTCTTGCTAGCTTGTACGGACTATATGTGATGTATAAATATGGTGCAGCAATATATGGTGgttgttggactatgagtctataTATTTATGTTGTGAATTGTAGGGTTTTTTCACCACTTAGATGTATGCCGCAAGTTCTAGCACTAAAATGACTGTTTGCGCCAATTTCTAGCACCACCTATGTAATTGACTTAAAAATGCTCCGTAAATTTTGCAGAGTTCTAAACTCAGCAAACTTATCTTTGCTGAGTGCTGCACTCGGCGATAGGTTGTGCCACGCGTCACGACGCTAATCGTTGAAGGTCGGCCGAGTTCCACACTCAGGAAAGGCTGGTAGGAATGGGTAAGGAAACTCGGCCAAGGATAGGGTCAGCCAGGATATAACGGAATTGGGCTTTCGGTGAGGCCATGCACTCTCTCTACAAGGatacatttttttcaaaaattagAATCAGCCACGATCTAACGGAATTGGGCTTCCAGCTCGGATCCAGTGCGCCCGTTCATCTCTCAGTCTCACGGTCATGATCTGTTTTTGGAAGATTCTTCAGTTCCATGACAGTGCACCGCAAGGGATTTTCCTCCTGCTGGAGAGTATCAGTGTGGGTTTAGAAGCCAATCAGACAGAGAAAGACGTATGGCCCAGTTATCTGGATGAAGTCTGGGAAGCTTTGCCAAGTCGGCCACCAATGACCAAGGGCTCTGGACCATGCATGGACATTCTTCCATAAGGTGTGATGCCGTCTCATAATTTCTCAAACATAATTGGCAACAATCTGTCCCATTATCCCAGCCACGAAGCAACACAATTTGTCCGCCGCGAGGGTTTTCCATTCTTCTACAAAAATACTACGCGAAGCAACCACGCATTTTCCCCGCAcaaatagaaaaggaaaaccacGCATTCATGAATTAATCAGTATGGCCGTCGACCGCTTCTTCATTGAATCCACACACATAATCAAGGACAGATTATACGTTAACATAGACACAGTACGAGATATCGCGTACAGCTCGCAGCTATATATAGCGCGGATCTATCGATCGAGAGCTAGCAAACCAACCACGCGGCATTTCATGCAAACTGGTACTCCATTATTTGAGGCTGACGGTTATATCACGTTTACTCGTCGTCGGCCATCTGCAGGCTGCAGCCTTCCTCGCCCACCAGCGTGGCGAAGTTCACGGGCTCGGCGTACTTTGGAACGTCGCCGTAGAAGATGGCCACAGCGCCACGCTCGCAGGTGGCCTGCGTGGGGTGCAGCATGTCCCAGAACATGTACTCGCCGTGCTCCCCGGTGGGGCACGCCGTCGTGTTCGGCCCGCTGCACATCACCTCTGCCTTGAACCTCCCGGCGCCGCAGCATGCCGTCTGCACCTCTCTCAGCCCTGTTCCATTATCGTATCATGAAAACAAACTCGTTACTAGTACTTAAGTCTAGTCACTGTTAGGTGCCATACATGATCATACCGGCAACGAGGGAGTTGGCTATCATGTCGCTGATGATATTGTAGTTGCTCGCGATGGAGTACTTGAGCTCCGTCATGTTGGCCGTGGCGGCGCTAGTGAGCTCAGTCCTCAGAAGGCTGTTGAACCCCTGTGCTAGGGAGTTGGCGGCAGAGTTGCATTCGCTGGTGGGCGTGCCGGCCCTAGACCCGGGAGTGCACCCGATCAGCGGCACGTCCAGAATACCCACCATGCGCAATCCCGCGTCATACAACATCTACCATACATATGTCTTCATTTAGCGGCGTCTCACCAAAAATCTCGTGTACATGCAACAACTCATGAGGGATGCACATATATATACCTGGATTTCTCGATGTAGGTGGAGACCATTCTGGCGATGTAGGCATTGGGGGTGTCGATGGACGCGTTGAAGGCCCAGAAGTCATTGCCGCCGCCGCTCAGGAGGAAGAAGGACCGCGCCAGGCGATCCCACTTACTTGGGTAGCAAAACAGTTTGTCCGCCACTCTCTTGAAATACTTGATTTGGGTCCGCATCGTCAGTGTGCCATTTCCCTATATGCATCGTGTTATACACATGAAATTAATCAACTAATCTTTTGGTTGTTCTGCTAGAGGCTATGTGTCCAAGGTAGTTGCAAACTCTAAAGAAAAAATCACAGATTTTGGCGGAGAATTGCTCATTCTTATGGCTCTAGCTTAATTAATCAGTagtccctccgtaaactaatataagagcattaagatcactactttagtgatctgaacattcttatattagtttacagagggagtataagcaACAGATATAAATGGCTGATATGCATTGTATTTCGAGTTCATATAATTTTGGTTGGACACTTCCTCACGCACAACAAGTAGGCAGCTACCTCTCAAAAAAATTGTTTATGAAAGTCTTCtttggtttagggtttagggtgaaGAGTGTAAGACCAAACTCACGACGTTATTATCATATGTGGCAAAATTTATTTCATTTTATGAGTACATAATTAGGTACCGTGGTGTCGAGGATGCCGGATCCGCCAGAAGCGAAGTTGGCGCCGATCTTGCAGCGTCCCAGTAGTGTTCTTTCGGACCGCCCCATGGAGAGGAAGGGCTTGGGACTCGTCTCGAACCCCAGGCGTTGTGCTGCAAGTTCATAGATAGTATATGAGAAGGCATATATATATGAGTAATTAGTTCAGAGTTTTGCTTCGCCACACGTGGGCATTATCTAATGCATGCATGGCATTGAACTTTAAAGTGATCAAGCTCTCGCTACTTTGATTGCCGTACATATGGTTCGCTTCATAGTAAATTTTCATTGGGTTTCTCCGGCCGGCGCGCCGTCATTCAGTATATCCTTCAACGTACATTAACGGGGCCAAGAGTTTGCACGGTTTGGAGTCACCGTTAACAACATATATCTATCTATACTCACAGATGACGTCGGCGAGGTTGTAGCCATTGGTGAAGCGGCCGGTGAGCCTGCCGGGGAGGTCCATACCGTACGGCGGGGTCGCCTTGGGCGCCGGCGCCGGCAGGTAGTTGTTGTTTCCGACGTCCACCAGCGAGTCGCCGAACACGTACACAGCGTTTACCAGCTCGCGGTCCGCCGCCGAGGTGGCGAGGCTCAAGGCGACGAAGCAAACCAGCAGAGAAACGACATTATTGTTCGCCATGGCCGCTAACTACTGCCAAAACCCTCCTAGC
This genomic window contains:
- the LOC123158666 gene encoding GDSL esterase/lipase APG-like is translated as MANNNVVSLLVCFVALSLATSAADRELVNAVYVFGDSLVDVGNNNYLPAPAPKATPPYGMDLPGRLTGRFTNGYNLADVISQRLGFETSPKPFLSMGRSERTLLGRCKIGANFASGGSGILDTTGNGTLTMRTQIKYFKRVADKLFCYPSKWDRLARSFFLLSGGGNDFWAFNASIDTPNAYIARMVSTYIEKSRYIYMLYDAGLRMVGILDVPLIGCTPGSRAGTPTSECNSAANSLAQGFNSLLRTELTSAATANMTELKYSIASNYNIISDMIANSLVAGLREVQTACCGAGRFKAEVMCSGPNTTACPTGEHGEYMFWDMLHPTQATCERGAVAIFYGDVPKYAEPVNFATLVGEEGCSLQMADDE